A segment of the Anomalospiza imberbis isolate Cuckoo-Finch-1a 21T00152 chromosome 16, ASM3175350v1, whole genome shotgun sequence genome:
TGTTCAGATCCAGCGGGATCAGAGCCGGAGGCAGCTGCACAGCGCGGAGCTCTGCGGCGGGATGTCTTTACCGCTGCCATGCGCTCGGGCGGCAGCTTCAGCCCCCGGGCAAAGCCCGCCTGGCCTCGCTGCCGGCCGGGAGAGCCTCGGGAAGCTCGTCCCCTCGGGAGTGCCGGACAAAAGCCTCGGCTTGCTGCTCCGCACAGCACTCCGTGCCGGGTGTGTTTTCTCCGCCCGTGGAGCAACTTGATTTGCTGCATTAGTAAAAATAGACGGGCTAATGAATTCAGCTGATGCAACCCCGGCTGCGCGTGCACGCGGCGGCTCCGGCTGCGCGGgcgtgagtgtgagtgtgagtgtgagtgagtgtgagtgtgagtgtgagtgtgagtgtgagcgagtgtgagtgtgagtgtgagtgtgagtgtgaatgtgtgtgtgagtgtgagtgtgagtgagTGTgagtgagtgtgagtgtgagtgtgaatGTGTGaatgtgagtgtgagtgtgagtgtgagtgagTGTgagtgagtgtgagtgtgagtgtgagtgtgagtgtgtgagtgtgtgtgagtgtgtgaatgtgtgtgtgtgagtgtgagtgtgtgtgtgcgtgAGTGTGTGAATGTGAATGTGAgtgtgaatgtgtgtgtgtgagagtgtgtgagtgtgagtgtgagtgagtgtgagtgtgagtgtgatTGTGAgtgtgaatgtgtgtgtgtgagtgtgtgtgagtgtgagtgtgagtgagtgtgagtgtgagtgtgatTGTGAgtgtgaatgtgtgtgtgtgagtgtgagtgtgtgagtgtgagtgtgagtgtgtgtgtgaatgtgtgtgtgtgagtgtgagtgtgagtgtgtgtgagtgtgagtgagTGTGCGTGTGTGAGTATATGAGTATGAGTGTGTGAAtgtgagtgtgtgagtgtgagtgtgagtgtgagtgtgagtgtgtgtgagtgtgaatGTGactgtgtgagtgtgtgtgtgtatgagtgtgtgtgtgtgagtgtgtgtatgagtgtgagtgtgtgagtgtgagtgtgtgtgagtgtgaatgtgagtgtgtgtgtgagtgtgagagtgtgtgtgtgagtgtgagtgtgagtgtgagtgtgagtgtgtgaatgtgtgtgtgagtgtgagtgtaTGAATGTgagtgagtgtgagtgtgagtgtgagtgtaTGAATGTgagtgagtgtgagtgtgagtgtgagtgtgagtgtgagccGCAGCTTGCGCCAGGGCAcccccccgctccccgcgggCCGTGCAGCCCCGCGTGTGCGTGCCTACACCCCGTGGGTGTGTGAGTGTGAGCAGGCAGCGAAGGCTGCTCGCTCCGCACGGCTCTGCCGCCTGAAAGCcttgggcagcagctctgggtcctggcagggcgGTAACAGGCTCCGAGGCGGGCTGGGCAGCAGCGGGGCTGCCGGCACCCGCTGGGGTGACAGCAGCGTCTCACGGGGAGTTCGTGGGGCAGTCATGGATCCTCTCTGGGATCTGCTGGGGCAGTAGCGGATCTGCCTGCTGGGTTGTAGTAGGATCTCTTACGAGGATCTGTTGGGGCAATACTGGATCTtcacagagccctggaggggTGATGTAGGTTCCCCTACAAGGAGCTGCTGCGGCAGGAGTGGATCCTCCCAGGGCCCGGCGCGACAGGGCCGgatgctggcagggacaggagcgcGGTGTCCTTGCGGAGCGCCGCTGTCCTCGGTGTGACCGGGGCCGCTGTCCTCGGTGTGACCAAGGCCGAGCTCCTCGGTGTGACCGGGGCCGCTGTCCTCGGTGTGACCGGGGCCGAGCTCCTCGGTGTGACCGGGGCCGAGCTCCTCGGTGTGACCGGGGCCGAGCTCCTCGGTGTGACCGGGGCCGCTGTCATCGGTGCTGACCGGCACACCCCGCTGTCCTCGGTGTGACCGGAGCCGCTGTCCTCGGTGTGACCGGGGCCGCTGTCCTCGGTGCTGACCGGCACACCCCGCTGTCCTCGGTGCTGACCGGCACACCCCGCTGTCCTCGGTGCTGACCGGAGCCTCTGTCCTCGGTGCTGACCCAGCAGGGCCGGGATCCCGGCGGCTCCCACGCCGGCCAGTCCGGGATCTCCCTTGGCCTCCGGTCCGGCtgtcccagagctcagccccactCCCTGCTGCCGCAGGATAACTGATCCAGGAGCCAGGGATCTCCCAGGCAATGCACTAACAGGGTGGCTGATGGCCCTGCCCGTGTCTTAAGGCCCTCATCCCTCCTCACTTCCACGTGGAGATAGTAAACTCGCCAACAGGTTGAGCAAGCTCTGTCTTCCTGGCAGTTTCCATCCCGTTCATCCCAGCAGCCTCATTGTCTGTGCAATGTTTGTGGTGACAGGCTCTCAGACCTCTgctttcttctctctccctgcgtCAAATCCGCCCCCCACCGCTGCATCATCACTTACCGTGGGTGACAAACCCCTCCAAACCTCTCTGCCAGTGACGTATCCTGTGAAATGTGCACCCTGGAGTGGATCCGGGAGGCTGGAGGGCTTTGACCTTTGCTTTTGTCAGGTTTTCTCTcactgggctgggagctggaacTCCACTGCTGGGAAACGCTTCCCCGTGAGAGAAAAAAGGGGGCATGAGACAGAGTGGCGTTGCAAATCTGGGCCCATCCTGTGGGATTCCAGAGCAAGGATGGTTGCACCAAGTGCTGAACAATCCTGATGATGATGGTGTGCTTGGCCCAGTCATGCAATCTGCAAACAGTGAGAtgacagggagaagggaaagggacaAATCTCTTCTCTCCTGCTGCTTTGCAGTGGCCAAAAAGCATATGGAGGTGTTCATGGGACTGCTGGAACATGTGGGAGGGTCTATGTTGACACCTCCAAGGCAGACAGCTTTGGGTTTGTCTGTCCATCTGCTGtctctgggctgggagtgcctgGGGAGGCGCAGGGTGGGCTCTGGGTGTCCCTGCACTCAGCAGCTCTGACCTCCAGGGGTTGTGGGAGCTGCACTTTGGGCATCAGAGCAATGTGGCctcagccctgggctgcaggaacTGCGGGGCTGCCTGGCTGCAGGCCAGATCTTTCCTGTGGCACAGGAGGGCAGatgccagcactgccccttgCTGCCAGAGACGGCAGCTATTGGACACACTCCCCTCCCAGCCCGTACCCCCAGCCCACCTTCTCCACACTGGGGTCTTTCCCCAAGCACAGTTCCATGCCTGGGGGTGGTAGGAGCACCCAAATTCTTCCCAGCTCATCTCCCCGGAGAGAAATGCCTGCCTGGCTTCCCCCCACCGCTGCCCAGATCCTCCTGTGCCCAGAGTCTCGACTCTCTGTTCATCTTTCAATTTGAAGTGACTTGCAGCTCACTCAAGGTTCGGGATTTCTGTGCTCTGTTCAGGCAGCTTGAGCTCCCTGGGCTGCGGGCCTGGCTCAGCTTTCCAGGGGAAGCTGCTGaaccccctgagcccccatAAGCccccctgagcatccctgagcACCCCTCAGCTCGGCTCAGGGACCAGTGGAGCTCCGAGCTGCTTGGATGTGGTGCCAAAATCTCCTGCTGGCTGCGTGTGAGTCCGGCGACTTGTCAGCATCTGTCTCCTCCTGTGACTGTCCCCTTGGGCTCCCGAGGcccagggctgcccctctgccacCACCTGCCCTCTCCCCGGGGCCAGCCAGCGcgcccagcagctctggctgcggGCTCGGTGCCGCAGCGACAGCTTCTCCGCGCCACCTGCTAATTGTGTGTTTGCATTGGTGCTCTGTGGCTCTGAGACACCCCGGTGCACGTTCTGTTTACTTCCCTAATTGCTGCCAAGCACCGAGCCGCTGGTTTCAagtttctctcttctctcccctccccttctcctGCTTTCAAGCGAATTTAACACATGTCCAAGCATCGGCGGCCCAGCTCCGCTGTCGGGCAGCGTGAGCGGAGGCAGCAGCGGCTGCATCCGAGCCGGGAGCGGCGCCAGACTgtctgcacagggctgggctcgTCCCCGGAGGCTGGATCTCGGCGGGACGCTGCCACCGAGCCGGGCTGTCTGCCGGCACCTCCGCTCGCAGCACGGCAGAGGCTGCGGCAGCTCCCACCAGCCCCGTCCCACGGCCCCGCTGCGCCGGGAACGGTGTCCTTGGGAGGCGCCGTGTGCCGTGCATCCCGCGGGTTCTCCAGATGTGCCACTGACACCCGACTGCGCTTCTGAGCTCCTTTTTGggtggctgctccctccctggctgctccaggagagctggatgAGGCCGGGGATGCTGTGAGAGTGAAAGGGATGAGGGGTCTGGGCTGCATCCTGCTTCCAGGCTCGGGGACCATGGAGCTTGGCCATGAGCAGGATACTCTTCTCTCAGAACCCCTCCATCAGGGCTCGACTTTCTCCATCCCAAATCAAGCAGCTATAATAATTCCCTTGCTTCAGTCTCGGGTCTGGGAAGAGCTGGCAGGCAAGAAGGTTCTCAGCTCCTGTCactgatggatggatggatgtgcCAACCACCCCTTGGGGCTTCAGGGCcagctccctgtcccctgctccATGCACTGGAAGCTCCATGCATTCCCGTGCTTCAGCTCCTTGTGCTCCCAGGGGTTGCCAGGATCAGCTTTTTTGGCAGGGTTTGGCATGGCATTGGCACGCAGACtgcgggcagggcaggcagcagtcGGGCAGggccctgtgccaggccctggctgggcagggggagggggCTGAGCCCCCATCAATAATTCACCTCCATATTTATAGAGGGAAATGCTTTGAATAATGGATGGTGGGCACGGCGGGGCCCTTGGGAAGCTTGGCCCCGCTGCCACTGCAATATTTATTGGCCCAGTTTGCCGGGTGCTGCCTCGAGGCTTCACAAAGATCGGCGGCGCTACGGCTGGCACAGGCTCACTGCTGAGTGCTTGGCTGGCATggtgggcacagctctgctcttctgcctctgccccctcccctccacAAAAATGCACTGGgactggagcccctctgctctggagccaggctgggagagctgggggtgctcacctggagaggagaaggctccagggagagctcagagtcccttgcagggcctaaaggggctccaggagagctagagagggactggggacaagggatggagggacaggacacagggaatggcttcccactgccagagggcagcgatggatgggatattgggaaggatttgttccctgggagggtgggcaggccctggcacagggtgcccagagcagctgtggctgcccctggatccctggcagtgcccaaggccaggctggagcaacctgggacagtggaagttgtccctgcccatggtacGGATGTGGAGTGAGATGGGCTTGGAGATCCCTTCCAATGCAAACCAGTCTGTGGATCCTTCTCCGTCTGCCACCGGCCATGCTGGATTCTAGGCTCAGAGAGGGATGTGAATGACCAGGGACAAatccccatccatccctcatcaTAGGGGACACCAGGGCCATGCAGCTTCTGGGAGGACCCTGCTCTGTgtgctggacatgtcccctCTGTGGTTGtgtcctgcagccctgcaccaCCTGGTCCCATGTGCCACCCCGCTCAGGGCCCCCAGGATCTCCCCCCTCACTGGTGCCACCACCTCCCCCAGCCATGGCCACCCCCCCAGCAGACCCACAGCCCTCATCCCACACCCCTGTGTTACAGAGAGACCTGTGGAAGATGTCGAACCCGAGAAACGGCGACACCAAGCCCCCATGTTTGCCCCGCAATGGACTGGTGAAGATCCCCACACAACCCAACGGCCTCGGCTCCGCCAGCATCACCAAAGGCACCCCTGCCGTGAAAAACCGCCTGTGCCAGCCTTCCTCCGTGCCTGCCATCCTCAGCCCGGCCTTAGCCCACCGCAGCGAcctgcccatccccagcctggcctcccCGCTCTCCTTGGCCACCCTGGCCAGCGtctcctcccctcccagcgCTTCCTTGGTGGGACTGAACGCGAGCGAAGGCTCGGAGCAGCCCTCTCCGGAGCGGCTGCCAGGCTCGCCCTCGGAAAGGCAGCTGGCTGTGGACGAGAAGATCCTCAACCGTTTGTTCTGGTACTTTTCGGCGTGCGAGAAGTGCGTGCTGGCGCAGGTGTGCAAGGCATGGCGGCGGGTGCTCTACCAGCCCAAGTTCTGGGTGGGCTTGACGCCCGTCCTGCACACCAAAGAGCTCTACAACATCCTGCCCGGTGGAGAGAAGGAGTTCGTCAGCCTGCAGGGCTTCGCCGTCCGCGGCTTCGACGGCTTCTGCCTCGTGGGCGTCTCTGACCTGGACATTTGTGAGTTCATTGACAACTACCCCCTCTCCAAGAAGGGGGTCAAGTCCATGAGCCTTAAGAGGTCGACCATCACAGATGCAGGGTTGGAGGTAGGTGACCCTGCTGAAGCGACCGGGATGGCTGAGATGTGCTGGTGGCGGGTCAGTCctggtggccttggggacacacACATGGGCGGAACTTTCAGTGGTCACAGTGAAGGAGCAGGCAGGTGGCATGGCCACCCCACAGGTGCTGGCAGCATGGGGAGGCCCTGCCTGTGGCCTGGGCAGTGGGATGGGTGCAGcctgtgcagggtcaggggGCTGTCGGGGCttcatccctgctgcctgtgggtgcTGCCAGGAAGGCAGGGCCAGGTGAGGTGGCCGTGCTGCTGGGCGGTGATGTGGCAGTGGGTGACAAGCTCTGGGAACAGGACATTCCTGCTTGGCTGGCTGCTCCCCAGCCAGGGGGTCACCTAAGCAAGGGGCTGAGGGTCAGATAGAGATGGGGCAATTCAGGGGGCTAGGCAAGGTCCCCACTGAGATCCTTGCCCTGTGCCATGGCCAAACACAGCACCAGCTGCTCCGTGGGCACAGCTCACCCGAGCggttcctgtgctgggagcgGGTATCAATCCcaaccctgccagcagcacctggggcagtgctggggctgcacccaggggtccctgcctgtcccctcccaTTCCCCACTGATGCTGGCGTGTCCTAAGGCAGGCATTGAACCCATGCCAGAGAGGTCCTAGGGAGAAGACTGGACCCAGGCAAGTCTGGGAGCAGTGGGAAGAGCCACCCAGAGCAAGCCGGGGTGGGGGCACAAGGATGCACAAGGGTGGGTGGCAGTGCCTGGCATGGCCTGACCCCCTGCCCCTCGGCAGGTGATGCTGGAGCAGATGCAGGGCGTGGTGCGGCTGGAGCTGTCGGGCTGCAACGACTTCACGGAGGCCGGGCTGTGGTCCAGCCTCAACGCCCGCATCACGGCGCTGAGCGTCAGCGACTGCATCAACGTGGCCGACGACGCCATCGCCGCCATCTCGCAGCTCCTGCCCAACCTCACCGAGCTCAACCTGCAAGCCTACCACGTGACGGACACGGCGCTCGCCTACTTCACCGCCAAGCAGGGCTACACCACCCACACCCTGCGCCTCAACTCCTGCTGGGAGATCACCAACCACGGCGTGGTCAACATGGTCCACAGCCTGCCCAACCTGAGCGTCCTCAGCCTCTCGGGCTGCTCCAAGGTGACGGATGACGGTGTGGAGCTGGTGGCCGAGAACCTGCGGAAGCTGCGCAGCCTCGACCTGTCCTGGTGCCCCCGCATCACCGACATGGCCCTGGAGTACATCGCCTGCGACCTGCACaagctggaggagctggtgcTCGACAGGTAAAGGGTTGTGCTGAGCCGTGCTGTGCCATGCCaagccatgccatgccatgttGAGCCATGCCgggccatgccatgccatgctaAGCTACGCCAAGCCATGCCAAGTCATGCCATACTGTGCTGAGACATGCCGTgcatgccatgccatgccgtGCCGTGccaagctgtgctgtgccatgtCACCCCATGACAAACCATGCCGTGCCAAGCCGTGCCATGCTGAGCCACGCTGGAAGCAGAGGGTGCAGCATGAGGGCCATGGTTTGGGGACACCCATGGGTGACCAGCTGGCCCTGACACCCCGTGTCCCGGCAGGTGCGTGCGGATCACCGACACCGGCCTCAGCTACCTGTCCACCATGTCATCCCTGCGGAGCCTCTACCTGCGCTGGTGCTGCCAGGTAGGTGTGGAACACGGCTGTGCCCGTCCTGGCTCGGCACGGCAGAGAGGGCATGGTGGCACCTCCCTGGGGATGGGCCATGAGCTCAGGGCGggctcccagggctggctgACGACCCCAGGACTTGGTGCCAGGAAGCAGAGAGCTCCTGTGAGCTCAGCAGGACTCAGCCCTGGCACCCTGACCCTGCATCCTTGCCCCAGCACCAGTATCCCCTGAGCCAGTACTTGCTGCAggctccctgccctggctccctgctccctgtcgCACAGCCCAGACCCAGTACCCTGGCCCTGCACCCAAAACCCTGCCCCAGCATCCTGCTGCAACATCCCACATGCTGCTCAGgctcccctccccagcacccagctccctgcagcctgtcccatcacagTTGGcacccagagccagcacacTGCCCCAGCATCCTGCACCCTGCTTCAggttcccagccctggcaccagTTCCCTACCCCAGCTTGGCAATGCTGAGCCCTGGTGCTGTGgttgtccccactgtcccctgctcatccccatcccatcttCTTTTCCAGGTGCAGGATTTTGGCCTGAAGCACCTCCTGGGCATGGGCAGCCTGCGCCTCCTCTCGCTGGCTGGTGAGACCTTGACCCTCTACCAGGGACCAGAGACCCCAGAGGGCTGGGGAGGCACAGGGCATGGGACAGAGagagccctgggcacagccagcatcTCCCCAAACCAGCAGGCACCtgcacccagcccagcctgtggggaaagatGCACGGCTGGGCTCTTGGGATGcagtggtttttggggtggtggtGTTTTGGGAGCTATGTATTTGCAATTCAAGTTTTCTGGGGTGTTGGTTTTTGAGGAGCTGTTCTAGTGAGCACTGGTTTTTgggatgcttttttttttttttttttttttaatactggtGCTTTGAGATGTTGGGTTTTTGATGGGTTTTGAGATGCTGACCTTGGGGTGCAGGTATTTTGGAGCACTATTCTTTAGCATGCTGGTTTTCTGGGTtcttgtgggggttttttgggtgcTAATTTTGATGGTCTTGGTATTTTGGGGTGCTGGTGCTTTAAGGTACTGGTTTTTGTGTGCATTTTTGTGTGCTGGTTTCTTTGGATGCTGATATTTTGAGTGATTTTTTTGTAGCGTTAGGGTTTTGGGGGTACATTTTTTCTAGCACGCTGGTTTTTTGGGTTCTGTCTTTTGGGTGTGGTGAGTTTTGAGGTGCTGGGATTTTGAGATCCTGATCTTTTGGTCctgtttggggggtttttggtgttttgggaTGTCGGTGCCTTTGAGATGCTATTTTTTGGGATGCtattttttggggttctgggcTGACAGTGC
Coding sequences within it:
- the FBXL16 gene encoding F-box/LRR-repeat protein 16, encoding MSNPRNGDTKPPCLPRNGLVKIPTQPNGLGSASITKGTPAVKNRLCQPSSVPAILSPALAHRSDLPIPSLASPLSLATLASVSSPPSASLVGLNASEGSEQPSPERLPGSPSERQLAVDEKILNRLFWYFSACEKCVLAQVCKAWRRVLYQPKFWVGLTPVLHTKELYNILPGGEKEFVSLQGFAVRGFDGFCLVGVSDLDICEFIDNYPLSKKGVKSMSLKRSTITDAGLEVMLEQMQGVVRLELSGCNDFTEAGLWSSLNARITALSVSDCINVADDAIAAISQLLPNLTELNLQAYHVTDTALAYFTAKQGYTTHTLRLNSCWEITNHGVVNMVHSLPNLSVLSLSGCSKVTDDGVELVAENLRKLRSLDLSWCPRITDMALEYIACDLHKLEELVLDRCVRITDTGLSYLSTMSSLRSLYLRWCCQVQDFGLKHLLGMGSLRLLSLAGCPLLTTTGLSGLVQLQELEELELTNCPGATPELFKYFSQHLPCCMVIE